Within Mongoliitalea daihaiensis, the genomic segment ATAATCCCCTGATCCATTGGAAGCAATCCCTCCCGTCTTTCCTAAGCCGAGCATCGCACGCGATGCCAGTCGCTTGAGGTTCCGTTCACTCAAAGGGGCATCCGTAGCCACTACAATCATGCATGAACCATCTGCTGATTCCAATTGATTTTTGAAAACATATTGACCTAATTCTTTTCCTATAGGGACACCATTGATTTGCAAGACCCCTCCAAAATTACTTTGCACCAGTACTCCTACCGTATAGCCTCCCAGAGACTCTGGTAACACTCGAGAAGAAGTACCTATGCCGCCTTTAAAGCCAAAACAAACAGTACCCGTGCCCGCTCCTACATTCCCCTCTTCCACTACACCTGAACCTGCTTGCTGAATTGCCTCTAGCACATCTTCTGAACTGATATGCATGCCCCGAATATCATTCAAAAATCCATCATTGGTTTCTCCTACCAACGCATTGACCGATTGGACTTGCTCATTGCCTGCTTGATTGAGTGTGTAACTCACCACAGCAGCGATGGCCGGAGCTACGCTTAAGGTATTGGTCAAGATGATGGGGCTTTCTAGATTCCCTAGCTCTTCCACCTGTGTACTTCCTGCAAGCTTACCAAAGCCATTGCCCACATAAATTGCAGCAGGAACTTTTTGCTGGAAAATGTTTCCCGGATGTGGCAGAATAGCTGTGACTCCTGTTCGGATCGAACTACCTTCTATTTTTGTCAGCTGTCCTACCTGCACACCCGTGACATCTGTGATTGCATTAAGGGCACCGGGCGATAATACGCCTATTTCCACTCCATATTTTCTTGCTGCCGATTGGGACATCACGTGATAGCTCGTCAAGAAAAGGAGCAGGGTTATTATATAGTTGCTACGGGTAAACATGTTGAATTAAAACCATTTCAATAAGGAGGCTACGACTTTTTTGGCCATGGCTCCGTAGGGTGGGTAAAGGGGTTTTGATGCAGTCAATCCAATGCGCTGCTCCATCACAGCCTTTTCATTGCTAAAAGCGAGGAATCCATAATAGCCATGTGCTTTTCCGATACCACTGTTATTGACTCCCCCAAATGGTAGCTCCGTTTGAAGAAAATGCAATACACAATCGTTGGCTACGGCGCCTCCGGAAGAAGTACTCGCAATCACATTTCGATTGAATGAATCAGAATTAGAAAACGTATACAGCGCCAACGGTTTAGGGTTAGCATTGATGTAATCAATCGCCTCGTCAATTTCTTGATACTCCATCAATGGAAGTAATGGACCGAAAATTTCTTCCTGCATGATAGCCATGTCTTGTGTCACATGTGAAATCAATGTTGGTTCAAAGTAGTTTTCAGATACATCTATGGTACCTCCATACTCGACCACGGCTCCTTTGGAAACAGCATCCTGCAAGAGTTGGGACAATCGCTGCAAATGCTTGGTATTCACGATACGGGCATAATCAGGGGATGCTTGAACCCCTTTTGCTGAGGGATTATACATGTCCTCCAAGCTTGTTTTAATCGCTTCCACGAGTTGTTTTTTGACCGAAGTCTGAACTAACAAATAATCCGGTGCTATACAGGTCTGACCACAATTGACAAATTTACCCCACACGAGTTTCGAGGCCGCATCTTTTAGATCCACTCGCTGATCAATTACCGCTGGAGATTTCCCCCCCAATTCCAGCGTAACCGAAGTCAAGTGCTCAGCAGCTGCTTTCATAATAAGTTTACCTACCATCGGACTACCAGTGAAAAATATATGGTCAAATGGCTTTTGAAGTAAGCGCTGGGCAACTTCCACTTCTCCTTCTATGACCGCAACCACGTTTTCATCAAACACTTCTGCACATAATCTTCTGATCAGTGCGGAGGTATGTGGAGTCATTTCGGAAGGCTTGATGATCGCTGTATTGCCAGCAGCCAAAGCAGATACCAAAGGCCCCAAAGCCAAATTGAAAGGATAATTCCATGGAGCAATTATCAGACAGACGCCTTTAGGTTCTAGCTGCACATAGGATTTGCTGCCGAGCATAGTTAAAGGAGTAGGAACTTTCTTCGGTTTCATCCATGAAGACAAATGTTTCAGCGTATGATTGATTTCAGATGTGACTACAAAGATTTCACTGATATCAATTTCTGTATACGGCTTTTTAAAATCTGCATGGATAGCTTTTCGAATGTCTTCTTGATGATCCTTGATCCAATTTAAAAGGGCCGTCAAAAGTTTGACTCTTGCTGCTACCGGGCTTCTCCGTTGCTTAATCGCTTGAGTTTGCTGTAAACTAAATATTCTATCAATGGTATGCGCGGTATTTTCCATGAGTTGCTCTGACAAGTTAAAGCTGATTGATGTTTCAAGTTATCAAATTTATTAGATCCTGTCACTGCAATGAATGAAAAAAACTAGGAAGAATAAACCTTCGTCTTTGTAATTCGTTATTTACTCATCACCTAAATAGTTGTTTTATGCAGTGGAGCCTGGAAAGGATTATTCCCAAAGAGATTTTGGGAGAAAATCATCGAATACGTATTATAAAAGAATACATCAAGAAAATTAAAAAAGAACGAAGAAAATAAGTTAAAAGAGGCTAAATGCCTCTTTTTTTTGCTTTTTACGCATTATCCATTGTTTAGAAATACATTAAAAAGTATTTCATTGCTAAAAAAATGAATTACAAATAAAAATTTTTTCGATTTCTCTTTGATATGAAAAACAAAAAAGTGTATTTTTACAGCAGAAATAAATATTTGAAATTTTAAGGATTTCAAATACTTATCATTTCAAAATAAAATATCCCTAAGAACAGCTTTAACCAAAGCATTCGATTGAACTCTAACTTGACTAGCCAGTGATTATTTCTGGAATCAACAACCGAATCGAGGTTATCAACTGCTAAAAATTAACGATGTATGAAAAAGATTTTTGGATTTCTGATAATCGCTTTGACCATAACCGTTTTGGTTCCATCAAAATCTTGGTCGCAACAGCTTCCGCAGTTTAGCCAGTACATTTTTAACGGGCTACACATCAACCCTGCTTATGCAGGGTATAAAAACCAAGGATACATTCAGAGCACCTTCCGTAACCAATGGGTAAATTTCCCAGGTGCTCCCCGTACCTTTACAATCACAGCTGACCTAAGTGCCAATGAAGGCCTGATGGGCTTCGGTGTATCCCTCTTGAGTGATCAGATTGGACCTACCAGTACTTCTACAGGAATGCTGACATACAGCTACCGCATTCAGACCGGTAAGGAGAGTTTCCTTGGTCTGGGTATCAGTGCTGGGGCCAGCCAATACATGATCGATGGAAGTATGCTCGATCCAGTAGATCAGTTGGATCCAAATCTTCCCCTAGGAACAGAGGTGATGTTTACCCCTAACATGAACATGGGTGCTTTTTTCCATACCGACCGCTTCTATGCAGGTGTGAGTGCCTTCAACATGGTCGGCAGAGGAGTTCTAGAGCGTGAGGATATTTCACTCGCTTTTCACGATTTTCATTACTACATTACCGCAGGGGCATTGATTCCCGTGTCCGATCGTGTGGAGTTTAAGCCTAGCTTTCTGATCAAGGAAGTAAAGGGTGCACCGACCAGTGTCGACATCAACGGAATGTTCTTGTTTATGGAGCGTCTGTGGCTCGGAGCCAGCTACCGTTCCAACATACGGATGTGGAACGAAAACCTAGAAGGTACGCTCAACAACCGCACAGCAGTGGCTTTCATAGCAGAGATCTTTGCGACAGAAAATCTGCGTATCGGCTATGCCTACGATGCCAATCTGAATGCCTTGCAGAATTATAGAAACAATTCCCACGAATTTTCGGTAGGTTATTATCTTACTCCGCGGAATGTTAAACTTAAAAACCCGAGATGGTTCTGATCATGAGAAGCAAAACTACTTATATCAAATTTTTGGCAGCCCTGCTGCTGTTCATGTACACAATCACCGCCGAGGCGCAGCGTCCCCTGCTCAGGTTTGCAGACAAGCAGTTTGAACTAGAAAACTACGCGCATGCAGCCCAGGTATACGGTGAAGCGTATGCACGCAAA encodes:
- a CDS encoding DmpA family aminopeptidase, whose product is MFTRSNYIITLLLFLTSYHVMSQSAARKYGVEIGVLSPGALNAITDVTGVQVGQLTKIEGSSIRTGVTAILPHPGNIFQQKVPAAIYVGNGFGKLAGSTQVEELGNLESPIILTNTLSVAPAIAAVVSYTLNQAGNEQVQSVNALVGETNDGFLNDIRGMHISSEDVLEAIQQAGSGVVEEGNVGAGTGTVCFGFKGGIGTSSRVLPESLGGYTVGVLVQSNFGGVLQINGVPIGKELGQYVFKNQLESADGSCMIVVATDAPLSERNLKRLASRAMLGLGKTGGIASNGSGDYVIAFSTFQENRIPHQVKQGEYYMPILLSNDHASALFLAVIEATEEAIINSLFAAEDMIGKDGRKVEALPKGKVLELMKTYQKVKIP
- a CDS encoding aldehyde dehydrogenase family protein, with the protein product MENTAHTIDRIFSLQQTQAIKQRRSPVAARVKLLTALLNWIKDHQEDIRKAIHADFKKPYTEIDISEIFVVTSEINHTLKHLSSWMKPKKVPTPLTMLGSKSYVQLEPKGVCLIIAPWNYPFNLALGPLVSALAAGNTAIIKPSEMTPHTSALIRRLCAEVFDENVVAVIEGEVEVAQRLLQKPFDHIFFTGSPMVGKLIMKAAAEHLTSVTLELGGKSPAVIDQRVDLKDAASKLVWGKFVNCGQTCIAPDYLLVQTSVKKQLVEAIKTSLEDMYNPSAKGVQASPDYARIVNTKHLQRLSQLLQDAVSKGAVVEYGGTIDVSENYFEPTLISHVTQDMAIMQEEIFGPLLPLMEYQEIDEAIDYINANPKPLALYTFSNSDSFNRNVIASTSSGGAVANDCVLHFLQTELPFGGVNNSGIGKAHGYYGFLAFSNEKAVMEQRIGLTASKPLYPPYGAMAKKVVASLLKWF
- a CDS encoding PorP/SprF family type IX secretion system membrane protein: MKKIFGFLIIALTITVLVPSKSWSQQLPQFSQYIFNGLHINPAYAGYKNQGYIQSTFRNQWVNFPGAPRTFTITADLSANEGLMGFGVSLLSDQIGPTSTSTGMLTYSYRIQTGKESFLGLGISAGASQYMIDGSMLDPVDQLDPNLPLGTEVMFTPNMNMGAFFHTDRFYAGVSAFNMVGRGVLEREDISLAFHDFHYYITAGALIPVSDRVEFKPSFLIKEVKGAPTSVDINGMFLFMERLWLGASYRSNIRMWNENLEGTLNNRTAVAFIAEIFATENLRIGYAYDANLNALQNYRNNSHEFSVGYYLTPRNVKLKNPRWF